CACGATACCATTTGCCGGGGACGACGACGCACCGAGTACCGAACGTCCGACTGGCGGCCTGCCCAGCGTCGAGGAGGGACGCCGATGTTGAAAATCGGCGTCATCGGCTGTGGCTACGCCTCGAAGAACTACCACTTCCCGGTCATCGAAGCGATCGACGAGGTCGAGCTGGCCTGGGTGGCGGATGTGGACGCCGACAGCGCCCGTACCATCGGCAGCAAGTACGGCGTCGAGTGGTACACGGACCCAGAGACAGCGGTCGAGGCGACGCCAGACGTGGTCCACGTGAACACACCGCCGTTCACCCACGCGGACCTGACGGTTTCTGCGCTCCGCGCGGGTGCACACGTGCTCGTAGAGAAGCCGATGGCGATGACCGAAGGAGAGTGTGAATCGATGATTAGCGTAGCCGAGGAAACCGGACAGAAACTCAGCGTCGTCCACAACAACCTCTTTTTCGACCCGATGGAGGAAGTATTAGACGACGTCTACGCAGGCGAGTACGGCACCATCCACAGCGTCAGGTCTTTCATCGGCGGCGCCCCGAACCCTGACGACATCCCGGGGAAAGACCGGTCGTGGGTGGACGAGTCGCACGGTGGCCCGATCGGCGACCGACTCCCGCACCCGACGTATCTTGTCACCCACTTCTTCGACGACGTCTCCGATCCCTGTGTGAACGTCGACCTGACCGACGACGGGACACTCATGGGGGCCAGCGTCCAGGTCGCCGACGGGGACCGGTTCGGGAGCATCCACGTGACAGAACGGGCACTCCCCGGGAAGTCGATCATCATCACCGGAAGCGAGAAGATGGCTGTCGTCGACCTGTTCAACTACTCGGCAGTCACGTACGATACACTCGACCGGTCGCCGTTCTCGATGGTCCTCGACAATTTCGGCGCCGCCGGCCAGCTCACGAAAGGGACGGTAGAGAACGCCATCGACTACGCCAGAGACGTCACCTCGGAGGGGAGCAAATACCCCGCACCGGGACACTACAATCTGATTCGCAGGTTCGTGGCGTCGATCGAATCCGATACACCGGTACCGATAGATCCAAGCGAGGGAGTGAAAGTCGTGAGGGTACTCGACCAGATAGACCGACAGGCCAGAGCACAGAGTGAGACAGGACAGAGAGCCGCAGACGAGCCGAGCCAACTCTTGCACACAGCGACGGCGCCACAAATTGTTCTATGAGATAGCAACAGGAGAGTCAGCCCCAGTCCGCAGAGACCTACGGGACGGGAGCAGTGGGCGGTCACCGCGACAAACCACACGGCTCAACCAGTGGATGTATGCGGGGACGGTGCCTTGGTCGGGCAGATATGCGCCAGTTCGTCGTCGTCGGTCACGACGCACCCACCACACCCGACTTCTCGCTGGACGACCTCGCCGGGGCCGCCGGTCGCCTGGACGTGCTCTGTCGCTGTGTCAACAGCGCCTTCTTCCTGAGCCACGACATCCGGAAAGACGTCCGCACCCACCTCGTCCTCGGCGACGAGTACACGGTAACCTTCGACGGGCGCGACCTCCGGCGACTCAATCCCGACGAGCGCTCGACGGCCGCCCTCGTTCGCAACGCCCTCGAAGAGCGTGCAGAGGCCATCGGCCACATGCCGGTCGAGACGTCACCGGGCGTCGCCCTGACGCGCCGTGGGTTCGAGGGGACCATCGAGGACGTCGCCGCCCGTGGGACGGTCGTCCAGCTCCACGAAGACGGCGCCCCCGTGGTCGACATCGAACCGCCCGAGAATCCGGTGTTCGTCCTCTCGGACCACCACGACTTCGAGGCGAGCGAAGCAGACCTGCTCGTAGATTACGCCGACCAACGCGTCTCACTGGGCCCGCGGGCGCTCCACGCCGACCACGCCATCACGGTCGCACACAACTACCTCGATACCGAGGGTTTCAGGGCCTATTGACGGGGTTTCGACCGTTTTCAAGGGCCCTGAGCACGAGTCACAGACTATACATACCCGTTCTGTAAACAACCGGCCATCCACAGAGCATGACGATTCGAGTGCCACTCCTGCCACGTTGGCTCCGCTGGAGTTTCGTCGTCGGCATCGCCGGGTTCATCTTCTACACGTCGATTCTGACGGTGCCGCCGGAGACGGTCATCGACGCTGGCAAACCCGAGCTCCTGCCACTCGACAAGTGGCGCCACTTCGTCGCCTACGCCGTCCTCGCGGGAACCGGCGTCTACGCCACGACGGACTGGAACCAGTCGATGCGACGGCGTGCACTCCTCGTCGTCGGCCTCGTCGTCGTCTACGGCGTCGGCATCGAGTTCGGCCAGTCGCTGATCCCGAACCGGTACTTCTCGCTTGGGGACGCCTACGCTAACGCGCTCGGGGCCGTCCTCGTCACGCCGTGGTACCTCGTCAGGCGACACGTCGAGTTCGTCGAAGTCCGAACCTGGGTGGCGGAGTTCGCGCCCACGGCGGGGACGCGACAGAAGTAGCCACAGTCGGCGTCTCCTGCCGGAAGAACTTTCCCGCACCACTCGTTGCACCTCGTATGGTCGGGCCCCCTAGCAACGCAGACAGTACAGTCGAGCGCCAGTCCTCCGGTCGCTGGCCGGTCGCACACCGATGACGGACCGCGATGCACTGAGCCGGCGGACGGTCCTCGGCGCACTCGCCAGCGCCGGTGCGACCTCGGTCGCGGGCTGTGGCGCACTCCAGGGCGAGAGCGACAGCGAAGCCACGGAGGTCGAGGACGACCGGGCCCATGAGCTCGCAGCGCAGTTCGCCCCCGTACTGTACTTCGACGAGCACGAGCCGTGGTTCCCGACGGACCCGCGACCCTTTACCAGCGAGCAGGACGGCGAGACCGTCGTCACCGGGTTCGACGCCCTCGACGGCTACCACGAGCAGTTCACGGGCGACCAGCCGCCGAACCCGACGGTCTTCTACAACGTCGTCCAGTACGAGGACTCCCCGCTCGCGGCGGTCCAGTTCTGGATGTACTCCGCGTTCGACCAGTTCACCACGAACTTCCACTGGCACGACTGGGAGGTGCTGCACGTCTTTGTCGACACCGACGCCGTGGCGCCACAGCTCTTCGTCGCCAGCTCGCACTCCCGGAAGGTGCCGAACAACGAGTTCCTGGATCCCGACGCCGAGAGCGTCCCGCGCATCCTCTCGGAACTGGGCTCGCACTCGAGTGCGCTCTCGCTCAACGACATCGCCGACCGGTTCCAGCGGTTGCCGACGGGGGACTCCTTCGCCGACATCACGAACCGGCCCATCGAGACGCTCGAAGACATCGCGTCGATTCCGCTGGCCTACGGCCTCCCGCGGGACGAGGGACGGGTGCTGCCGTACGTACTGCCCGAGCTGGACGGCGCGCCCATCTACGAGGACGACCGTCTGCCCTCGGTCGAGCAGTCGGACCTCGTCGACCAGGACCTGACGATCCGGTCGTTCGACGCGCTCTCGTCGCCGCCGACGACGCTGCCAGAGCGCGCGACGGGACTGGTGTTCGACCACGAGGAGCGCGGGGGCGACCCCGACGTGGCGTACTCGCTGGTGCCGACGAGCGAGATCGAGCACATCACCGACTTCACCGGGCCACAGTTGAGTTTCGAGTTCGCCGTCCCGCAGTTCGCCGAGGACGCCATCGCCGGGCACATCACGACCACGGGCGCACCCTGGGGCCAGCCCCGCTATGCGAACCCCGCGGCGGACATCTCGGAGCCGGCCCACCGGGCGGCGCTGGCCGAGCGCTACGACGCCATCGGCGCGCCGTCGTCGGTCAACACCGTCGTCGCGAACGTCACAGAGGCGGTCACCACCGACGACGCGCCCGCCGGCGAGGGGCTGACCACCCAGTCCTCGCCCGTCGAGGCGTTCGTCTTGCTCGAGAGCGAGCCCGAGGCCGCGCCGACGTTCGGTGGCATCGCCGCACTGCGGGACGTTCCGGCCGGTGAGCACCGCCTCACGGTCAACGGTGCTGGCCGTGCACCACACAGCGAGACGGTCGCCGTCGAAGACGGAGGCGACGAAGTGCGCCCGGTGACGGCCGCGGGCGTCGAGGGCGAGATCCCGCTCGTCGCCCGCGAGTCGGCCACGAAACTCGAGGTCGACAGCGAGGGCACCGACAGCGACCTCACCGACCTCGCCGTCGAGGACGACTTCGCCAGCCGGCTGTACGACGCGCCGCTCGTCGGTCCGGACGCCGTCTACGTCCACCGCGGCGGCGCGTACACGACGGAGGTCCGGGACAGCGACGACGAGGTGGGGGCGTTCCGGGTGAATCCCGACCCCGAGGCCGACGACGGCGTCCGCATCGACGAACCGAACACCGGCAAGGCGTCGCTGGCGCGGTTCCTCGCCGACATCAGCGACGAGACCCGGGCCGAGATCGCCGCAGTGGCCGACAGCGACGGCGACGACGAGGACGGGACGTCCGGCGGCGGACAGGGACAGACCGGCGGCGGGCAGTCGAATGCCGTCCGGGGCCTCGCGCAGGCGCTCGGGGCCGTCGCCGAGGCGGCCCGACGCGCGGCCGAACGAGCCGAAAACGGCGAGCGGGGCCGGGCCGACGAGAGCCTCCGGACGGTCGTCGACCGGCTCAACCGCGTCACCGAACGGCTGTCGGAAGCCCGCAGCGATCTCCCGAACGGGCTGGGGAACGCGACGGAGCGACGCCTCGAACAGGCCACCCGCCGTTCCGAGCAGGCCCGGAACGCCGACAAACTCTGACGCCCGTTGGCCGGGACCGGCACGGGTAAGTCCGCGACGCCCCCAGCCACAGCCATGACCGACGATCTCGCGTGGGAGACGCTCGAAAGCGACATCGCCTACACCTGTCCGGGGTTCGACGTCGTCCACGAGGCCGTGCGCCTGTCCGACGGGACCGAGACGGACTTCGACTTCTTCCGCGAGGGC
The DNA window shown above is from Haloarcula halobia and carries:
- a CDS encoding Gfo/Idh/MocA family protein — encoded protein: MLKIGVIGCGYASKNYHFPVIEAIDEVELAWVADVDADSARTIGSKYGVEWYTDPETAVEATPDVVHVNTPPFTHADLTVSALRAGAHVLVEKPMAMTEGECESMISVAEETGQKLSVVHNNLFFDPMEEVLDDVYAGEYGTIHSVRSFIGGAPNPDDIPGKDRSWVDESHGGPIGDRLPHPTYLVTHFFDDVSDPCVNVDLTDDGTLMGASVQVADGDRFGSIHVTERALPGKSIIITGSEKMAVVDLFNYSAVTYDTLDRSPFSMVLDNFGAAGQLTKGTVENAIDYARDVTSEGSKYPAPGHYNLIRRFVASIESDTPVPIDPSEGVKVVRVLDQIDRQARAQSETGQRAADEPSQLLHTATAPQIVL
- a CDS encoding VanZ family protein; protein product: MTIRVPLLPRWLRWSFVVGIAGFIFYTSILTVPPETVIDAGKPELLPLDKWRHFVAYAVLAGTGVYATTDWNQSMRRRALLVVGLVVVYGVGIEFGQSLIPNRYFSLGDAYANALGAVLVTPWYLVRRHVEFVEVRTWVAEFAPTAGTRQK
- the trmY gene encoding tRNA (pseudouridine(54)-N(1))-methyltransferase TrmY yields the protein MRQFVVVGHDAPTTPDFSLDDLAGAAGRLDVLCRCVNSAFFLSHDIRKDVRTHLVLGDEYTVTFDGRDLRRLNPDERSTAALVRNALEERAEAIGHMPVETSPGVALTRRGFEGTIEDVAARGTVVQLHEDGAPVVDIEPPENPVFVLSDHHDFEASEADLLVDYADQRVSLGPRALHADHAITVAHNYLDTEGFRAY